A genomic region of Lachnoclostridium edouardi contains the following coding sequences:
- a CDS encoding PucR family transcriptional regulator, with translation MNLSQARNLPSLSRSRLLTGQSECSQDITGVMVLEALDVEKWSHPGEFILTSYFALKDLQEHQLEDFVQKLKSCGISALAIKLERLVPSIPLYLIDCCKKHKLPLLELPRDARYEAIILDILGPIINDNIAILNQHYSVHKKLVKFAMKEPAMEQIMEELKNQLGCHISLINRTANKIISTSSVSPAFQIIGKWPLEPDKYMNFQYFHNRILLSTGPNLADSELSSCSWCGVSVPNITNQDIQLLLHTQADSLRQEDYMTVENFVFFIQMELLKQHSLDRNSFFQTNAMVNDLLQEDLYTDRQAAQALDTLRLNKGAWYQVISLKLISKASSPWLSSQPHQIFHAFTDLCRQKWFHLASEEKEDTITVILNFEKEAFALTSFKIKQMISQLHQEFPAVPFQIRGAVSCPGPSKGLPFLGKQILDVHRILRLFQEPDQVMSYDELGIYKLFLSGDNMSRLKEFVPENYFIFRQNHPDLFLTLATYLDTGQNLAETARRLFLHTKTIHYRVRKIQSLLDFDFSNPEQVLLAQLAIRLLKLIHQEDLQ, from the coding sequence ATGAATCTTAGCCAGGCCAGAAATCTTCCCTCTTTAAGCAGGTCCAGACTGCTTACAGGCCAATCAGAGTGCAGTCAGGACATTACAGGCGTTATGGTTTTGGAGGCTTTAGACGTGGAAAAATGGAGCCATCCCGGAGAATTTATACTGACCAGCTATTTTGCTTTAAAGGATCTTCAGGAGCATCAGCTGGAGGACTTTGTGCAGAAGCTAAAATCCTGCGGCATCAGCGCTTTGGCAATTAAACTGGAGCGGTTAGTGCCTTCTATTCCCCTGTATTTAATCGACTGCTGCAAAAAGCATAAGCTGCCTCTTTTAGAGCTGCCCAGGGACGCCAGATATGAGGCTATTATTCTGGATATTTTAGGTCCTATTATTAATGATAATATAGCCATTTTAAACCAGCACTATTCTGTACACAAAAAGCTGGTAAAATTCGCCATGAAGGAACCTGCTATGGAGCAGATTATGGAGGAGCTGAAAAATCAGTTAGGCTGCCACATTTCTCTGATTAACAGAACCGCCAATAAAATTATCAGCACCTCTTCTGTTTCACCTGCCTTTCAGATTATTGGGAAATGGCCTTTGGAGCCTGATAAATATATGAATTTCCAGTACTTTCACAATCGTATTCTGCTGAGCACCGGCCCTAATCTGGCAGATTCTGAGCTTTCCTCCTGCAGCTGGTGCGGAGTATCTGTGCCCAATATTACTAATCAGGATATTCAGCTGCTTCTTCACACCCAGGCTGACAGCCTTAGGCAGGAAGATTATATGACTGTGGAAAACTTTGTATTCTTTATTCAGATGGAGCTTTTAAAACAGCACTCTTTAGACAGAAACTCCTTTTTCCAGACAAACGCCATGGTCAACGATCTCCTTCAGGAGGATTTATATACAGACAGGCAGGCGGCTCAGGCCTTAGATACTCTGCGGCTGAACAAAGGGGCGTGGTATCAGGTAATTTCTTTAAAACTGATCTCCAAAGCCTCCTCTCCCTGGCTTTCCAGTCAGCCTCATCAGATTTTTCATGCATTTACCGATTTGTGCAGACAAAAATGGTTTCATTTAGCTTCTGAGGAAAAAGAGGATACGATTACTGTTATTTTAAATTTTGAAAAGGAGGCTTTCGCCCTTACCTCTTTTAAAATAAAGCAGATGATAAGTCAGCTGCATCAGGAGTTTCCCGCCGTACCTTTTCAAATCAGAGGTGCTGTCAGCTGTCCGGGGCCTTCTAAAGGCCTTCCGTTCCTGGGAAAACAAATTCTGGATGTACACAGAATTCTTCGCCTGTTCCAGGAGCCTGACCAGGTCATGTCCTATGATGAGCTGGGAATCTACAAGCTATTTCTTTCAGGGGACAATATGTCCCGGCTGAAAGAATTTGTGCCGGAAAATTACTTTATATTCCGCCAAAATCACCCTGACTTATTCCTGACTCTTGCCACTTACTTAGACACCGGACAAAATCTGGCGGAAACAGCCAGGCGCCTGTTCCTTCACACCAAAACCATACACTACAGGGTGCGGAAAATTCAGTCTCTTTTGGACTTTGATTTTTCCAATCCAGAGCAGGTGCTTTTGGCGCAGCTGGCAATCCGTCTTTTAAAACTAATTCATCAGGAGGATTTACAATGA
- a CDS encoding alpha/beta hydrolase: MNTYTFHSDCNFNLQADLYLAKGPSRGKTVLYYHGGGLLAGTRKDFPSKYREMFLNAGYNFLAMDYLLAPESNLEHIISSGLWGISWFLSNWNSALSLDSNEYILFGRSAGAYLTLQLAAQIKKTGALNMPKALLLFYGYPSFLEPEFSLPNTHYASFPSISREAAFQTVNENPVSDMPNRERLLLYLYARQTGTWTELLGSQKELNAYSLSEAQLSLLPPSFLTASSGDMDVPFGISKKMGKLIPGSYFYPVYYMEHDFDSNLTRPEGQKAYEECFRWLELSL; this comes from the coding sequence ATGAACACATATACATTTCACAGCGACTGTAATTTTAATCTTCAGGCGGACCTTTATTTAGCAAAAGGTCCTTCCAGGGGAAAAACTGTTCTTTATTATCACGGCGGCGGCCTGCTTGCCGGCACCAGAAAAGATTTTCCGTCTAAATACAGAGAAATGTTTTTAAATGCAGGCTATAATTTTCTGGCCATGGATTATCTGCTGGCTCCTGAATCTAATCTGGAGCATATTATCTCCTCCGGCCTGTGGGGAATTTCCTGGTTTTTATCTAACTGGAATTCTGCCCTTTCATTAGATTCCAATGAATATATTTTGTTTGGACGGTCTGCCGGGGCCTATCTTACATTGCAGCTGGCTGCGCAAATAAAAAAAACAGGCGCCTTAAATATGCCCAAGGCCCTTCTGCTTTTTTATGGATATCCCAGCTTTTTAGAGCCGGAATTTTCTCTTCCAAATACTCATTATGCCAGTTTTCCTTCCATTTCCAGGGAAGCGGCCTTCCAGACAGTGAATGAGAATCCTGTATCTGATATGCCAAATAGAGAGCGGCTTCTTCTGTATCTTTACGCCCGCCAGACAGGAACCTGGACAGAGCTTTTAGGAAGCCAAAAAGAACTTAACGCCTACTCTTTGTCAGAAGCCCAGCTGTCCCTTCTGCCTCCTTCATTTCTCACTGCCAGCTCCGGGGATATGGACGTGCCTTTTGGCATTTCCAAGAAAATGGGAAAATTGATTCCAGGCTCTTATTTTTATCCTGTATACTACATGGAACATGATTTTGACAGTAATTTAACAAGACCGGAGGGACAGAAGGCATATGAAGAATGTTTCAGATGGCTGGAGCTTTCCCTTTAA
- a CDS encoding GntR family transcriptional regulator: MGGVIKNVAYHLQIYEILKEKILSGELRCKEKINEFALAQEMGVSRSPVREALRMLEQDDLIVPGNNGLIVNPMEYKDVLEVYDCRIMLEPYAAGLGCENVTEDILKQLQEMVSQSLKCHEQGKIREVILCNTSFHDLIISLCSNKHLKRITERTRSLSMLARNQELAVLNRPKEYLAEHEEIIEALRSLDRDRVEESVRRHIIGDKAFYIQCAKANG, from the coding sequence ATGGGAGGAGTAATTAAAAATGTGGCCTACCATCTTCAGATTTATGAAATATTGAAGGAAAAAATATTAAGCGGAGAATTAAGATGCAAAGAAAAGATTAATGAATTTGCCTTAGCTCAGGAAATGGGAGTAAGCCGCAGTCCGGTGAGGGAAGCTCTGCGTATGCTGGAACAGGATGATTTAATTGTTCCGGGAAATAACGGGCTAATTGTAAACCCCATGGAATACAAGGATGTGCTGGAAGTTTATGACTGCCGTATTATGCTGGAGCCTTATGCAGCCGGTTTAGGCTGTGAAAATGTAACAGAGGATATTTTAAAACAGCTTCAAGAAATGGTGAGCCAGTCGCTAAAGTGCCATGAACAGGGGAAGATCAGGGAAGTAATACTGTGCAATACAAGCTTCCACGATTTAATTATTAGTCTTTGTTCTAATAAACATTTAAAACGTATTACAGAAAGAACCAGAAGCCTTTCTATGCTGGCCAGGAACCAGGAGCTTGCTGTGTTAAACAGGCCCAAGGAATACCTGGCAGAGCATGAAGAAATTATAGAGGCCCTGAGATCTTTAGACAGAGACAGAGTGGAAGAAAGTGTACGAAGGCATATTATAGGAGATAAAGCATTTTATATTCAATGTGCAAAGGCTAATGGTTAA